GCCATCCACCCCGGTGCAGGCGCGCCCGGGGCGACCGAGCGCGTGCTCGCACACGAGTTCACCCACATGGTCCAGTACCAGGCGAACCAGCTCCCGTGGCTCGACCGGTTCCGGACCGAGCGGGTGCTCACCGACCAGGCGAAGGTCTACCGCGCCCTGCAGGAGGGCGCCGCAGTCTTCACCGCAGACGCCTACGCTGATCGGTACCTGGACGTGCAGAACAACTCCGCGTTCATCCGCGAACAGTACGAACAGGGCGGGGCCTCCTATCAGTCCGCGCTGGCACCGTACCTGTTCGGCTCGCAGTACGTGGCCCAGCAGGTGGACACACCGGCGAACCTCACGGCCGTCTACCAGAACCCGCCGCGGACGACCGAGCAGTTGCTCCACAACTACACCCGGGCCGAGGAACCGGAGGCGAACCTGACCGTCACCACGACGAGGACGGGCGCCGACTGGCGGTTCCTGGGCAACAACACGCTGGGCGAGCTGACGGTTCGGCACTCGCTCGGCACGGAACTGTCGCGCGACCGGGCCACCGCCGCGGCGACGGGCTGGGGCAGTGACGAGCTCCACGTGTTCCAGAACACGAGCGCCGTGGACCGCTACGGCTGGGCCTGGATCTTCCAGTGGGACAACAGCAACGAGGCCGACGAGGCCGCAGCCGCGCTCGAGGAGTACGAGAGCATCCGGGAGACCGACCAGGGCGTCGACTTCGAGACGCGGCGCATCGGCGACGAGACGACTGCCCTCGTGTTCGGCGACCCGCAGTTCGTCGAGGCGGCCAGCGTGGACGGGACTACGGCGAACGTGACCGTCGCAGTCGGCTCTTGACCGGCGACCGCACCGATTTTACGGCCGGTATAGCTCCGCGTGGTCCTCGCAGAATTCAGGCTCGCGCAGTTGCGCCTCGATCACGCCGGGCTGGCGGTGTGGGTTCGCCAGCCGACACCCCTCCTGCTCGCAGAAGGCCTCGCCCGTCGCGAGATAGTGGTAGGCCTGCAGCACGTACCCCCGCAGCGCCTCGGTCGTCCGGGGGTCGTCCTCGACCAGGAACTCGCCCTCGACCTCGGCTTCGAGGACTTCGCGGGGCGGCGCGTCGCCGCTGACCATCGCCGTGCGCTGTTTCACCCTGTAGTACTGCTCGGGTTTGGCGGGCGCCTCGTACAGGCCGGGTACCGAGACGAGCGCCGGCTGGCCGAGGACGTTCACGCGCTTGTGCCAGCGGCCGTCGTGGTCGCCCCAGGTCCCCAGGACGCGATCGAGCAGCGGGACGTGCAGGTGCGAGAGCGACCGCTCAGCGGCCGGCAGAAGCTCCCGGAGTGCCTCCTGAACGGCCAGGCCGTCGTAGATGACGCCCCCGGCGCGTTCCGGGTGTTCGAGCGCGCGTTCCTCGTAGCGGACGATCCCCAGCATCGTGTTCCCCGTCTCCCGGTCGTAGGGGTCTAGGACGCGAGCCTCGGCGAAGGCCTCGGCGAGGTCGTCGTCGGAGCGCACGTCGAGAAAGCGGTCGCGGACGGTGACCTCGGCCGCGACGCGCTCGTCGAGCCACTCCGCGATCGCGTCGGCGTCGGCCTCGGTCGTGGGCGCGCGGTAGAGGGTGACGCAGTCGACCATAATATACCTCCGAGTGCGCCCGAGTTACGGGTTTTGGGTCACCCGGGTCGCCTCAGGCGTCCGTCGTCGGTGTCGAGTCGGCGGTCGTCCCTGCGGCCTCGCCCTCACCGAAGGCCCGAACGCGTCCGTCGGCGCTGCCCACGACGAGCAGGTCGCCGGTCACGGCGAGGGAATGGTTGTCCCGGTAGCCACCGGTGTCGGTCCAGATGGCCGTCCCATCCGCGAGCGCTCTGGCCTCGAGGACGTCGCCGGCCGCGACGTAAACGACCCCGTCGGCGACGGCGGTCCCGTAGACGCCGCGCTCGCCGTAACTGCGACACCACAGTCGCTCGCCGTCGCTCCGGTCGTGGACGTAGAGGGTTCCGCCTGCGACGGCGTCCCGCTCAGACTCGGTCCGCACCGACCCGACGACGATCGCGCTGTCCGTCACCACCGGGGTCCGGAGCTCCTCGGTCTCTCCCTCGAAGGTCCACAGCCGATCACCGGTCGCGAGGTCGAAGCCGAGTACGCGTCCCATCTCGCCGACGAACACCGTGCCGTCGCGGACGGCGACCGACCCGTGCGGGGCGACGTCATCGACCTCCCAGTCGACCGTCCCGTCCGCCGTGTCGACCGCACGCAGCGGGTCGTCGCCGAACACCAGCGTCCCGTCCGCGGCCGCACCGACCGCGTCCCCGTCGACGACCCAGCGCTCGTCGCCGGTCCCGACCTCCACCGCGTAGACGCCGTCGGGGCCGCTGGCGAACACCGCCCCGTCGGCGGCCACGACGTTCCCGTTCCGATCGAACGAACCGACGGCGTGGACCCATCGGCGCTCGCCGGTCGCGGCGTCGACGCCGTGGAGGCCGTCCGTTCCGGGGACGACGACGATGCGGTCGTCCGACGGCCCGACGACCGCCGGGACGCCGCCCGAGTCGAGGGCGTCGTACCGCCAGTCGACCACGCCGGTGGCGGGGTCCAGTGCGGCCAGCGCGCGCCCCTGGTACGTTCCGACGTAGACGGTCCCCGCGTCGACGACGGGATAGCTGTGGCCGATCGCACCCTGCCCGTCGGCCGGTTCCGCCTGGAACTCCCAGCCGCGGACGACGGACTCGCGCGGCCCGGGCGCGCTCGTGTGGCCCGTGTTCCCCGCGTCGCGGTGTCGCATCGGCCAGTCCCCCGCTTCGGTCACCGCGAGTGCGTCGTCCGCGGCGTCGCCGACCGTCGATTCGAAGCCCGTACTCTCCTCGCAGCTATCGTCGCTCACGGTCCGCGTGCAGCCCGCCACCCCCACGGCGCCAGCGACCGCGACGCTCTGCAGTACCCGTCGACGACTCGGTGTCCCTTCGATCCCCATCTCGTGACGTATCGCCCGATCCCACGGATGAGTGTTTCTATCAGACAGGTAGTCGACTCCCCACGAGAGATTCGCTCCGGGCCCGAAACGACCGTTCGGAGTACGTCAGAAGGGCCGGGATCGCAGCGCCCGGACCGCCAGAAGTGCGGTGGCGAGCACGGCGACGGAAACGCCGAACCCGGCGCCGTCGGCGGCGGTCGCGCTGGCTCCGTCACCCGGCTCGGTCGCGGGCGCCTCGACGGTCACCGTCGTCGAGGCGTTCCCGGCCGTGTAGCGGTGGACCCCGACGCCCGGCGCGTCGGCGAAGGCGACCGTTCGATCGGCGCCCGGCTGGACGACGACCGAGCGCGTGTCGATCACCGTGTCGTTCCGGCGGAGGGTGATGGTCCCGGCGGCCGGGACCGGTGCGTCGTTGCCGACCGCCGCCGTCAGACCGACCCGGTCGCCGGCATCGATGCGTGACGCGTTCGAGCGCAGGTCGGCGACCGTCGGCGCGGCCGGCTCGCTGACCCCGACGGTCACCGACTCCGTCCCGACCGCGAGCGTGTAGGTCCCCGTTTCGTCGAAGGCGTGTGAGAAGGTCAGTGTGCGGCCCTCGTCGGGGTCGAGCGACCCGGTCCGCCGAGAGACGGCCTCACCGTCGACCGTCAGTGCGGCGTCGAACGTCCCGCTCGCGTCCCCGGTGTTCTCGACCAGCACCGTCAGGGAGAGCCGCTCGTCGGTGGCGAGTTGGACCGGCGCTCCGGCTTCGAGGGAGCCGTTGCGGTAGGGGCCGTCCACGCGATAGCGGTCGGCGGCCGGCCCGAGAGAGTACTCGAAGCGTGGGGCAGCGCCCTCGAAGGCACGCTGGTGTTCGATCTCGCTCCACGTCGACGGTCGCGCGTCGGTCGTGGTGTACCGGTGGGTGAGGTCGCCGACCGTCGAACCGCCGGTCGCGCTCGCGAACTGCCGGAGGTCCGGACCGGTCACGGGATCGCCCGCCGCGTTCACGCGTCGGAACACGCCCTGGAGGGTGCGGCCGTCGGTCGCCAGTCGGGTCCGCCGGTCGAGTTCGCCGGCGACGAGCGCGCCGCGGAGATACGGCGTCATCTCCGTCCAGGTGCCCGGTTGCGAGAGAATCGTGTCGCGCTCGGAGCGGCGTTCACCGAGTGCCAGCCGGTCTCGGAATTCGTCGTAGTCGATCAGGCCCTGTTCGAGTGTGATGAGTGCCGCGTAGTAGGAGGCACTGGCTTCGGTGAACCAGCGGGCCTCGGCCTCCGTCAGGTAGTCCTGGCGCGTGTGGACGTACTCGTGGACCCAGACGTTGTCCGCCGTGTCGACCATCTCGGTATCGCGCACCCAGAAGGCGTCGTCGCCGGTCTGGAGCCCCTGGACGGACCAGCCGACGCCGGTGGTCGGCGCGGCGAACATGAACACGCTGTCGTCGCGGTCGCCGACGCGCAGGCGGTCCGCGGCGTCGATCGTCGACTCGAAGATCCGGTCGGGTGACTCCCGGAGCTCCGCCGCCTCGGGTACGATCAGCCTGAACCGCTGGCCGTGGGCGAGCCGAGTGGACTCGCTGTAGGGGCCCAGATAGGAGATGGACTCGCTGGCGACGCCCTCCCCGGGGACGGTCGTTCGGCGGTCGAGGGTGACGTTCCCGCCGCGCCAGCTCCAGGAGACGGAGACCTGCGGCGTGCGGACGATGGCCCACGGGCCGGCGTCGACGAAGACGAGGTCGCCCCGGCCGGAGAGCGGGCCCTGGGCCTCGCGCGTCTCGTTGACCGACAGCCGGTAGGTCACGCTCGGATCTTCGGTCCGGCCGTCCCACTCGTAGCCGTCGCCCGCCGCCGAGAAGCCGTCGGTGTCGATCACCGTCGTGCGGTCCGGGAGGCCGGTCTCCAGTTCGACCAGATTCTCGGGCGGGTCGAATCGTGCAGTGACCGTGATCTCGCCGGGCTGATTCGGCGTCAGCCGAAGCGACTTCGTGAGGATCAGTTGCTCCTCCTGTGCCCCGTCGACCGTGGCATTCGTCGCGGTCGATCCCGTGGTTTCGGCGCTCGCGCCGCCACTCGCACCGAGACCGACTGCGAGAGCCACCAGAAGACAACAACACAGCACGTGTCGTCGACGTTTCATCAACTACCTGGTGGGATAGCGCGAACTTAGTTCCGATGGCAGGCTCGACGGCCAAGTGGCTGTACTCGCGTGGCCGTTAATGCGGTGCGCAGTTCGGGTACGGAGAACGGTTGCGGAGCTGTGCGGTGGTCAGGAGCATCCGCGGCGCTTTGCGCCGCGGTTCACCGGAAGACGGTTCACCTCACCTCGTTCCGCTCGGTTCGGTGACTGCGACTTCCGAGCACCCACTCGTTCCCTGCGGTCACTCGCGGGAACACTCGGCGCGAGTGAAACGAGCGCCGAGGGAGTGTTTCCCCAAGTTTTTGCGATAGTGAGGGACCTCCGGTCCCTCATACCATGCGAACGGGCGCTTCGCGCCCGTGAGCAGATGGGGGGTTCGCCAGCGGCGAACCCCCGACGTAAAAAGTGGGTGCCGGTTAGTCGTCAGCGGGACTCGCTCGGGAGGTCATATCCACGTCCTCGGCGTCGACGCCGAGTTCGTCGATGGCGGCCTGGGCGGCCCGTTTCCCGGAGAGGAGCATGGCGCCGAAGGTCGGGCCCATGCGCGGGAGGCCGTAGGTCGTGGCGGTGGCCATGCCGGTGACGATCAGGCCCTCGTGGGCGAGGCCGGTGTGCTCGACCACGGCGTCCTCGGACTTTCCGACCCACATGGAGTCGTGGCCGGGGGAGTCGTGGCCGGGGGCGCCGTAGGAGTCGTCGCCGGTCTGGTCCATGCCGCTGGCCTCGTCTTCGAGGCCGGGGGCGTTCAGCACGCCGCGTTCGTCGAGTTTCTTGACGGCCATGGCGTCGTGGCCGGTCGCGTCGATGACGAGGTCGGCCTCGACGGCGATGGGGTCGACGCAGGTGATCTCGCGGGGCAGCGCGTGGACGGGGGTCCAGTTCATGACGATGCCACCGACGCGGTGGTCCTCGCGGATGACGATGTCGGTGAACTCGGTCATGTTCTGCATCTTCGCGCCGGCGTCGCAGGCGGCCTTGATGAGGCCGGAACAGGCTTCGGGGCCGTTGGCGACGTAGAGGCCCTCGCTGTCCTGGGACTGCTTGTAGTCCACGTCGAGTTCGTCGAGGACGTGGTGGGCCGGGCCGCGGACGGTGACCTTGTTCATCAGGAAGCCGCCGAGCCAGAAGCCCCCGCCGAGGTAGTTGTTCTTCTCGACGACCATCGTCTGGACGCCCCGCTCCGAGAGCTCTTTGGCTGCCATCAGGCCCGAGGGCCCGCCACCGACGATGATCACGTCGCTGTCGGAGAAGTCCATGAACTCCTCGGTCCACTCCTGGCCGATGGCGCGGGTGACTTCCGCCTCGCCGACGTCGCTGAACTGCTCGAACTCGGACATAGTAGTCAGTAATACCATCCGGTGGTTAAAAGATGTTCTGATCGGCGGCGTCGCCCCGCGGCCGAGCCGAAACCGGGCCGAGAGGTCCCCTCCGGGCCGACTCCTCGCCCGAAATAGCGAAAACGCATAAACCATCGGACGGGTAACACTCCGCAACTCCGCATGCCCTGGCAGTACACGCCAGTAATCACGTTCACGCTCGTCGCCGCGGGGGTGGTGGCCATCGGCGCGCTCTCCGTGGTCCGCCAGCAGCGGGCCTACGAGCCGGTTCCGGGGGGCTACACCGCAGTGGCGCTGGCGGCGGTGATCTGCTGGGTGCTCGCGGCCTACTCGCTCCAGCTTGCGAGCGTCGAACTCGTCCAGAAGTTCCACTGGTACCGGGTGGGTTACATCGGGTTCATGCCCGTCCCGGTCCTCGTGCTGGTGTTTACCCTCCAGTACACCAGCCGGGATCGGTATCTCACCTGGTGGAGCGTGGGGCTCTTGCTCCTCGTCCCGGTCGCGATGATCGGGCTGGCGTTCACGAACCAGCTTCACGGGCTCGTGTGGACGAACCAGCGTGTCATCGACAACGGACTCTTCCTGGCCTTGCGCCCCGACTACGGGCAGGCGGTCCTCGCCTACGCCGCCGTCAGCGTGGCGATAGTCGGGATCTGCACCGCGTTGCTGGTCCAGCGCGCCATCGCGACGGCGGGCATCTACCGGCAGCAGGCGGTGTTGCTCGTCGCCGGGACACTCGTGCCGATCGTCGCCGCCGGGGTGTACTTCTCGGGGGTCAACCCACTCCCCGGTCTGGAGGTGATGACGATCTCCCTGGCCGTGACGGCGGTGGCGTACTGCTGGGCGGTCGCCCGGCACGGCCTGTTCACGCTCGTCCCGATCGCGAGCCAGGCCGCGGTCGAGCAGATGGACGACGCCGTCGTCGTCATCGACATCCGCGGGCTCGTCGTCAACGTGAACGAACAGGCCGAACCGTTCCTGACGGTCGACCACAGGGAGGCTATCGGCGGGTCGGTCGGGGAGGTGCTCCGCCCGTTCGCGGTCCCGCCGGCCCCTCGTTCGGACGAGCCCGACAGCGACCGCGAGGTGGTGACCGACCCCGAGACCGGTCGCTCCTACCAGCGGACCGGGACGCCGCTGACCGACGACGACGGCGTCGTGATGGGCCAGCTCGTCGTTCTGCAGGACATCACCGATCGGGTCCGTCGCGAGCGGCGGCTCCGCCAGCAGAACGAGCAGCTCGAGGAGTTCGCGAGCGTCGTCTCCCACGACCTCCGGAACCCGCTGAACGTGATCAGCGCCCGGTCACAGCTGGCCCGCGAGACCGGGGCCGCCGAGCACTTCGACGCCCTCGACCGGGCGGCCGATCGGATGGACCGGCTCATCGACGACCTGCTCCAGCTCGCCCGGCAGGGCCAGACCGTCGACGAAACCGAGCGCGTGAACCTGCGCGAGGTCGCCGAGGACGCCTGGACCCTGGTGAACGCGCCCGACGCCAGCCTGTCGATCGAGGGCGACACTGTTCTGGAGGCCGACCGCGACCGCCTCCAGCAGGCCCTGGAGAACCTCTTCCGGAACGCGGTCGACCACGTCGGGGAGGACGTCTCGCTGCTGGTCGAGCCGCTCGAATACGACGCCGAGGGCGGCGTGGCCTCGCGCAGGACCAACGGGGACGACGAACAGACGGCGGCGGACGAGTCCGATGCCGGCACGCGGGCGGGGTTCGCCGTCGAAGACGACGGCCACGGCATCCCGCCCGAGGAGCGCGATCAGGTCTTCGACTACGGCCACACGACCGAGGACGACGGGACCGGCTTCGGGCTGGCCATCGTCAAGGAGATCGTCGAGGCCCACGGCTGGGAGATCAGGACCGTCGACGGCACGCTCGCAAGCGGCCGCGAGGACGGGAAATACGGCGGCGCGCGCTTCGAGATCACCGGCGTCACGACCGCCGATGGGCTGGCTCTCGGCGACACCGACGTCGGGTTCGAGTTCGGTTAACGTCGGGCGAGCCAGTCCTCGATGCTCGATCCCGTCCGGTCGACGGCCCCTTCCAGGTGCGCCGTGTCGATCGGTTCGTCCGCCCGCATCGCCGCCCGGGCGGCGTTCTCCGCGATCAACTCGAGGTCGCTCGCCGCGTACCCCTCCGTCCGATCGACGACGGTCGTCCAGTCCAGTCCGTCGGCCAGCGGCCGGTCACGGAGGTGGACGCCGAGGATCTCGCGGCGCGCCTCGGCGTCCGGCGGCGGGACCTCGATCCGCTCGTCGAACCGGCCCGAGCGTCGGATCGCGCCGTCGATGTCCTCGAGCAGGTTCGTCGCACCGACGACCACCACGTCGTCGCCCACGTCCTCGAGTTCGGCGAGCAACTGATTGACCATCTGCTGTTCGCTGGTGTTCATCCCGCCCGTCCGCGAGCCCGCGATGGCGTCGATCTCGTCGACGAACAGGACGCAGGGCGCGTTGGCCGCGGCGATGGAAAACAGGTCCGCGACGTTCTGGGCCGGCTTGCCCATCCACTTGCTCGTCAGATCGGCGGGGGTCACCGAGAGGAAGTTGTGGCCGAGTTCGCCCGCGAGCGCGGTGGCGAGGTACGTCTTCCCGCAGCCCGGCGGGCCGTACAGGAGGAGGCCGTCGAGCACGTCCAGCCCGTAGTCGGCGAACCGGTCGGGGTCGTTCAGGGGCTCGATCACCGTCTCGCGCAGGCGGTCCTTGAGGTCGGCCATCCCGCCCACGTCGGCGAAGTCGAGGGCCGGATCCGGGTCGACCAGCGAGCGGGCGTTGAGGTCCGCGTCCGCCGGCTGCTCGACGTGATCGTCCGCGTCGGTCGGCCCGCTCCAGTCCGGGATCGAGGAGGACGCGTCCTCGGCGGCCGCGAGCAGGTGCGACTCGCCGATGGCCTCGCCGGCCCGCAGCGCCTTCCGCGCGGCGTTCTCCGCGATCAGTTCGAGGTCGCTGGCCGCGTAGCCCGCGGTCGCCTCGACGACCCCCTCGAGATCGATCTCGTCGGCGGTCGGCCGGCCGGCGAGGTGGACCTCGACGATCTCCCGCCGGGCGTCGGCGTCCGGCGGTGGCACCTCGACGCGCTCGTCGAATCGGCCCGAACGGCGGATGGCGGGGTCGACGTCGTCCACGAGGTTGGTCGCGCCCATCACGACCACGTCGTCCTCGCTCGCGTCCTCCAGTTCGGTCAGCAACTGATTGACCATCTGCTGTTCGCTCGAGTTCATGTTCGCGTCGCCGTCCCGGGTCCCCGCGATGGCGTCGATCTCGTCGATGAAGAGCAAGCAGGGCTGGTTCGCGCGGGCGATCTCGAACAGTTCCTTCACCTTCTGGGCCGGTTCGCCCATGTACTTGCTCGTCAGGTCGGCCGGGCTGATCTCCACGAAGTCGTGGCCGACCTCGCCGGCCAGCGCCTCCGCGATGTACGTCTTCCCGCAGCCGGGCGGCCCGTGCAGGAGGACGCCGTTCACGACGCCGACGCCGTACTCCTCGAACGTCTCGGGATCCTCGAGTGGGCGGATCACCTTGTGTCGCAGCGTCTCCTTGAGCGTCCTCATCCCGCCGACGTCGCCGAAGCCGCGCTCGACCTGCCGCTCGACCAGTGACGAGGCGTCCATGTCGACGCCCTCCGGCTGGACGATCTCGTCTTCGCCGTCGCCCCCGGCACCGTCTCCACCACCGAACGACCGGTCTGGCGAGCGACCATCGGGACCATCACCTGCGTCGTCGCCACCGCCGGCGCCCGCCCTGTCGTCCCGAGAGAGCTGTTTCTGCACCCGGTCGAGCGAGAGGTCGTAGCCGTACTCCGCGAGTCGCGTCGGGTCGTCGGCGACGAACTCCGAGAGCCAGCCGTGGCGCTTGAACTCGGCCTCGTCGGCCTCGGGGTCGCGGAAGGCGAGCATGATGGAGTGGTCGGCGTCGTCGCTCCGGTACTCCGCGAGCCAGAAGGGGAGGTAGACGCGGGTCACCTCCGTCACTTCGTCGAATCCCGCCGGATCGAACTCGCCGGGCAGCCCGTAGTTCTCCCGGAGTTTCCGGAGGAAGACGTCCGCCTGGTCGCCGCGGCCGGCGTCGCGCTGGCGCGCCCAGTCGGCGACCCGTTCGGGCAGGAGGGTCCCGGCGGTGTCGTTGTCGACCTGGAACTGCAACAGGACCGAGGGGCCCAGTCCCTCGCCGTCGCCGAAGTCGTAGTCACCGGTCGCGACGTTCAGCAGTTCGTCCGTCTCCCCGGCGTAGCGGGAGACGTGGGCGTCGTTGTCGGCCCAGAGGCCGTCGAGGAAGACGGTGTCCTCGCGCTCTTCGGTCCCGAACCACTGGCCTTTGCCCGTCTCGTACCGGAACGAAACCCGGAAGGCCGGATAGAAGACGCGGTGGAGGCGTTCCAGCCGTTCGTCCTCGCCGAAGGGCGTGAGGGTTCGGTCTTCGAGCGTCTCGCGGACCCGGTCGGCGTCGGGGAGTCGCCGGTCGACGTAGACGTAGGGCGGCAGCGACATCACAGATCACCGGATCGGATGGCGTCCTCGGCGGCTCGCAGGGCGGCGTCGCGGTCGAACTCCTCGACGACCGCTTCCAGTTCCGCGCGGGAGGCGTCGGCCAGGTCGCGTGCGTGCTCGTTGATCCCCGGGACCGCGCGGATGATGTTGTCGATGATCGGGACCGTCGCGGTCTGGGCCGAACGGGAGAGCGGGTTCAGGTCGATTACGAGTTCGGTCTTGTCCATCTCGGCCAGGGCTTCGGCGCGGTCGCCGTCCTCCAGGGGGACCAGCACCACGTCGGCGTCGCCGATGCCGTCGGCGTCGACCTTCGCGCGCTCGTGGTCGAGGCCGGGGATGCGGCCGTCCGCGTCGAGGCCCTTGACCTCGTCCGCCCCGTGTTCGCGGAGGTACTCGGCGATGCGCTCCATCCGTTCTTCGGTCCGGTTGAACAGGTTGACCTCGAGGTCCGCGCCGGTCGCCGCAGCCAGTTCGACGAGTTCGCCGGGCACGAGCGCGGCGGCGTTGCCGTTGACCGAGAGGACGGGGTGCTCGGCCAGCAGGAGGTGGGCTGCGGCGGCCCGCTCGGCGGCGTCGGCGCTCTCGGTCGTGCGCTCGCCGAGGAGGTAGTCGTAGGCCTCGCCACGGCCCTGGGCGATCAGTCCCTGCCGGGAGGTGATCCCCCGGTCGACCCCCGCCTCGATCCGGTGTCGCGTCAACAGCGACTCGTACCGGGGGTGGCTCTCGGGCACGTCGATTTCTTCCATACGAGTAACGTATCCTCGGGTGCAAAAAATCGCCCGGTGGCCGGCCGTCCGCTCGCGGTCAGGCCTGCGTCTCTGTGGCGGCGTCGGGCCCGAACTCCCGGAGGCCGCCCAGTGCCTCCCGGGCCTCGCGGCGGGTGGGGTATGTCCGCATGCTCTCGGCGACGGTCGACCCGTCGGTGTCGACCAGCCGCCAGCGCCACCCACCGGATCGCTCGGCCCCCTGCGCCGCGACGTCGTCGGCCGACTCGGCCGCCGCCTCGGTGTCCTCGTGGAGCTCGAAGGTCGGCGACTCGATCTCCAGCAGACTGGCCGCGGTCAGCAGTTCGCGGATCGACGCGAGCGCGCGCTCGGCCTCGCCCCGCGAGTCGAAGGTGGGGCCGCTGCGCCCGACGGTGTTGCCGGCGGTATCGACGAACCGCCAGATCCAGCCACCGGTGGACCGTCGAGTCGTCGCGGATCGCGACCCGTCGGGTCGATCGCTCCCATCGAGTTCGGTGATCTCGAAGGCCGCCAGGTCGAAGTCGAGCAGGCCGGCGCCGCCCGCGATCTCGCGGGCGCGGGTGAGGTCGGCGCGAGCGCCCTCCCGGTCGTCGGTCGTCCGGGCGCCGACCGCCAGGGTGTCCCGGTCCGGGCCGACAAGCCGCCAGCGCCAGCCCTCGTCGCTCTCCTCGAGGCGGAACGCGGCGGGGTCGACGGCGAACACGCTCGCGCCGCCGGCGTTGTCCCGGACCAGCCGGGCGGTCGAGGCCACCGCGTCGCGGGAGGGGAAGGTCTCGGTGCCGACCGACAGGACGTTTCGATCGCGGTCGACGAGTTCCCACTCCCAGGCCTCGCCCTCCTCGCCGTCGGTGACCGAAAAGCGGATCGCGAGGTCCTCGACGGTGTGGACGGCCGCGTCGGCCGCGAACCCGGCGACGGTCCGGGCGGACTCCGACGCGGACTCCCGGTCGGTGAAGCCGCCGACGCTCCGGGCGACGACGCTCCCGTCGGGATGGATCAGCCGCCAGCGCCACTGCCGGGGCTCCTCGTCGCCGACGTACACCTGGAAGACGGCGGCGTCCATCCGCCGGGCGTCGGCGTCCGGGGCCAGCAGCGAGAGCGAGTCCATGGCGTCCCGGGCCGCCTCGTCGTCCCCGTAGCGGCCGGGACTGGTCGCCAGCGTCTGCCCGGTGGCGTCGACGAGCCGCCAGTGCCACTCCGCGTCGGCCTCGGCGTCCGAGGCGGCGCCGTTCGTCCCGCTCCCTTCGGCCCGGTACAGTTCGAGGGCGGCGCTGTCGATCTCGACCAGATCTGCCTCCGGGGCGTGTTCTTTCATCGTGTTCATCGCAGACGCGGCGTCCTCGCGGGAGGCGTGTTCCTGCCCGCTGTCGGAGACGACGCTCCCGTCGGCGTCGATCAGCCGCCAGTTCCAGGCCCCCTCGTCGGCCTCGTAGAGGTGGAAGGCCGCGCTGTCGAACTCGATGCGGTCGGCCGTCTCGACCTCCTCGCGGATCCGCTCGACGGCGGCTTCGGCCGCCTCCGGGTCCTCGAAGGTCGCACTCGCCGGACTCCGGGCGACGGTCGTCCGGTCCTCCGTGACCAGCCGCCAGGCCCAGACGTCGCCCTCCGGGTAGATCTCGTACTCCGCGTCGTCGAGTTCGACGACCGCGGTCGTCTCGACGACGTCCTTCACCCGCCGCACGACCGACCGGCCGCTCTCCTCGGAGGGCACCGCGCCCTCGCTCCGGGCGACGATCTCGTCCTCGGTGTCGACCAGCCGCCAGCACCACCCACCCTCCTCGGCCTCGACGATCTCGTAGGCGGGCGAGCCGGCCTCGATGAAGGGGACGTCGATCGCCCCGTCCATGATCCGGCGCACCGCGGCCTCGACGGCGTCGCGGTCCTGGTACTCGTCGCTGGCGACCGCGATCGTCTCGTCGTCGGCGTCGACCAGTTCCCAGCGCCAGGTCCCCTCGTCCTCGATCAGTTCGAAGCCGACCCCTTCGACGTCCATCACCGGCGAGGCCGTCGCGACCTCCCGGATCTCGGCCACCGAGGCCTCCGCGCCCTCGCGGTCCTCGTAGGCCGTCGGGCTCTCGCCGAGGACGCCCCGGTCCTCGTCGACCAGTCGCCAGCGCCAGTCGGCTCCGTCGGCGTACACCTCGAAGGCCCCCTCGTCGACGTCCAGGAGCGAGGCGCCCGGGCCGTGTTCTTTCAGGAGATTGACGCCGTTCTCGGCCTTCTCGCGGTCGGCGTATCGGCCGTCGCTGTCGGCCAGGACGACGCCGTCCTCGTCGACCAGCGTCCAGCGGACGCCCGACTCGTCCCGGTAGAGGC
Above is a genomic segment from Halorientalis sp. LT38 containing:
- a CDS encoding DUF1508 domain-containing protein; its protein translation is MATGSQPGGVLYGVYDEYVGEARTKPAVYGYWILVAGLVAILSGLAALLLGRAGLLGLSAVAVTELALILALAGLPAFLLGTVLHLPLRRLAVPVAVLGALVSVASVGYFLQIFPNQWGLSRAQGQLFLAGYGGGLAILALVAALVPVVTGRRSYFLPEEDAADMGWIAEVESEPRVSDVLMGEATRDGVFAVFPDEAGWRWWFVEQAAVADGTAQFETQSDAETALEGIKTTVAGASLLEINTAAFRLYRDESGVRWTLVDEDGVVLADSDGRYADREKAENGVNLLKEHGPGASLLDVDEGAFEVYADGADWRWRLVDEDRGVLGESPTAYEDREGAEASVAEIREVATASPVMDVEGVGFELIEDEGTWRWELVDADDETIAVASDEYQDRDAVEAAVRRIMDGAIDVPFIEAGSPAYEIVEAEEGGWCWRLVDTEDEIVARSEGAVPSEESGRSVVRRVKDVVETTAVVELDDAEYEIYPEGDVWAWRLVTEDRTTVARSPASATFEDPEAAEAAVERIREEVETADRIEFDSAAFHLYEADEGAWNWRLIDADGSVVSDSGQEHASREDAASAMNTMKEHAPEADLVEIDSAALELYRAEGSGTNGAASDAEADAEWHWRLVDATGQTLATSPGRYGDDEAARDAMDSLSLLAPDADARRMDAAVFQVYVGDEEPRQWRWRLIHPDGSVVARSVGGFTDRESASESARTVAGFAADAAVHTVEDLAIRFSVTDGEEGEAWEWELVDRDRNVLSVGTETFPSRDAVASTARLVRDNAGGASVFAVDPAAFRLEESDEGWRWRLVGPDRDTLAVGARTTDDREGARADLTRAREIAGGAGLLDFDLAAFEITELDGSDRPDGSRSATTRRSTGGWIWRFVDTAGNTVGRSGPTFDSRGEAERALASIRELLTAASLLEIESPTFELHEDTEAAAESADDVAAQGAERSGGWRWRLVDTDGSTVAESMRTYPTRREAREALGGLREFGPDAATETQA